The window CGTGGGCACAGAAAACAAAAAAACAATATGATGATTATTTTGAAGATCACGACACAATGGATGTTATTTATGAAGATCTTTCTGTAAATTTAGAAAGCGAAGTGAAACATATCCAAAAATTCCTCAGAGTACCTTTTGAAGATGTGAAGCCGTCTACGTATAAACAGTCGAATCAACCCCTTTCTACAATGATATTAAATTATTTTGAATTGAAGAGGCAATTTAGAAATACACCTTGGGAGGTGTTCTTTGAAGATTAGTCTGAAATGAATAGTTTAATATTTCAAACCTGGGGATGCCA of the Candidatus Brocadiaceae bacterium genome contains:
- a CDS encoding sulfotransferase translates to WAQKTKKQYDDYFEDHDTMDVIYEDLSVNLESEVKHIQKFLRVPFEDVKPSTYKQSNQPLSTMILNYFELKRQFRNTPWEVFFED